The sequence AACAGTCCGAAGAACACGCGCTATCGTTCAACGCCGCCTTGTATGCTTGGCTCGGCTTTATCGGCTTGGTTGTTGCCAGCCCGGCTGGCGCGTGGATGTCTGTTCTTTCCGTGCAGGTTCTCTTTATTGCTAACGCGGTGTTGTCGCTTGCCGGAGCCAGTTTCCGGATGTGGGCCCGGCACACCTACGCGATGCCCGCGTTGATTGATGCCGACGACGACGAATTCTCCGTCACTGGTACGCGCCTCCCGATGCGTCAGTTCTTCTTTGATCTTTTCCGTTCTGGCCCAGCTTCTCCGTTGCTGTCGTTTGTTTTGCAGGTTATTGGAGCGTTGACCGGCTCACTGGTATTCTTGTGGGCAGCGAACTTGAGCGAGCGCCCGGCACAGATAGCCATGGGGTGGGTGCTGATTACCTTCGGTAGTGCAGCAACCGTTGGCCCACTCGTTGGGCGACGCATCTCCAAAGCCATCCCCACCAAACGCGCCTTGCAAGCAACCGCCGGACTTTCGGCTCTCAATATTGTGATCGCCGTCGTCCTCATTGCCAGCAATAACGCCACATTCTATACCGCGCTCGGATTTATTTTCTGCAACGTCCTTTTCAACAAAGCCCGGGTGATTATCTTGGAAACTCACCGCCAAGTATTCTTCCGCGGAAGCCAATTCGCTCGCATCATGAGTTGGTCCTATAGTTTTGGCGCGATCGGAACGATTTGTGGATTACAGTTAGGCTACCTGCTCAACACGCCACAATCGCCGCTCAGTGCCTTGCTTATCGCGACTACTTTATGGGTTGTTGTTGCCGGTGTAGTCAGTTCCCGTACGTCATACACCTGAGCACACCGACTTTCGGTAGACTATCCCTATGGGGTTGGCACATTTTGCACGAACGATCGAAGACGCGGTTAACCGCCGTGGCATCGTTAAGCGTCGCCATGCCGGTTGGCTTCCGCAAATCATTGGCTATACCGGATACGGCTCAACCAGTGCGGTTCGAGTGCTTGCTCGTGCAGTTATGGCTGACCCACAAGCTGAGAAAAAACCTTTTGCGCTACCATTCTTACCAAATTTGACACATAAATATGCTGGGAACGTTGTACAAGACATTGCTACCTTAGCCAATGAAAAAGCCGCCGAAGCCGAACGTGGCTGGCGTCAATTCTTCACTACTCAGGTGGGCTTCTTACCTGTTACGGTCATCATTGGTGAGCAAACGATCCGCACTCGGACAGATCGTAGTGGATACTTAGATATCGTCGTCGAAAATCATGGACTTACCCCCGGCTGGCACGAAGCACTCATCATCCCAGCCGCCGGCGAACCCGTCAACGCTCCAATAATGGTCGTCGAGCCGCAAGCCAAACTCGGGCTGATTTCTGATATTGATGACACTATCGTTGTCACCTGGCTACCGCGAGCCATGTTGGCTGCCTGGAACTCTTTCGTCAAACACACGAACACCCGCCAAGCTGTGCCGGGCATGAGCACGTTCTATCAGACGCTCCTTGCTGACGCCCCAGAAGCGCCAGTATTCTATCTATCTACCGGAGCGTGGAACACGTATTCCACATTCTTGAACTTCATTCAGCTCAACGATCTGCCAATCGGCCCCATGCTCCTAACCGACTGGGGTCCCACCCCCACTGGCCTGTTCCGTTCCGGCCAAGAACACAAGAAAAGCCAGCTGCGTAACCTGTTGATTATGTTCCCCAATATTGAGTGGTTCTTAGTTGGCGACGACGGACAAAACGACCCACACATCTATGACGAACTCGCCCGCGAACACCCATCACGGGTACGCGGAATCGCATTGCGCGAACTCAACCCCGTCGAGCATGTGCTATCCCACGGATCGCCCGAAGCCTACCGCAAAGACCGCGACGATAAAGATGCCGAAGGCGACGGCGTTCCAGTTATCCGTGGCAAAGATGGATTCGAGCTAGACGCCCTCGCCCGCCGGCATGGTTTCACGATCTTTTAACATAAGTGGAATCGCTGGAATATCTATCATTCCACATAACTGAGAAACATATACCCGCACATACGGCAAAACATCAGAAACTACTTGCCCTGAAAGAAAACTCTCCCAGTCATAGTCTTTCGGCAACGCACTAAGATCATCCTCAGAATGATAAATTCCACGCACGTGTATATTTACGTTGGCAATTTGAGTTTTAATCAAAAACTCAACATCAACTAGTAGCTCGTTATTAATAGCTTGCGGAACGTAGAAACTAATATTAGTTTCTACGTTCAGCTTGTCCGCTTGGTCAATCTGGACATTTTCTGAACGAATGAGATTTTCTACTCCAGATTTCACTACTTTGACATGCTCTAAGGCTATTTTGTCAAGCGTCACGCCAAAACCTTATCAGTGTATTGAACAGTATATTTATTTTTTCCGTATTGCAGATGCGGCATTTCTTGGTACGTGGTTACATCTTGGATAACGTGGCGTATTTCAGCATCTAAAACTAGTTGATATTCGATACTTACCCCAACAATACGTGCATATCGGCGAATAGTTTGCTGCGTAGGATTAGTCTGCCCTGATTCAAAACGTGAAATAGTCGACTGGCTAACGGACATTTTCTGCGCAATATCCGCCTGTTCAATGCCTAATTTTTTACGGATTTCTACTAGGTCAGAAATAAGTTGCCAATCGCGCTTATTTTGTTCCCGTCGTTTCCGGATGGATTCACGTCTTTTTTGATTCAACATACCCCCCCCCTTTCACTATATGCAACTGATGCATATAGTGAATATATCCTATGTCTACTCACTAGACAACAGGAAAGTTCTCAACCCATGAGTCACATCTATCCATTGCCGTTGCCATAAAGTCATTCTGCATACTATTAAGCCTGCTATTACCATCTTGTTTAACATGCATCAACAAAGTCACAATCCCCGTAAAAGGTGGCTGCTCAGGTTCAACCACATAGATACGAATCCGATATTTGTACGCCCCAAGTTCATACGGCTCACGCAGTCGAATTTCAATCAGCCCCGGTTGCGATTGAGTTTCCGTGACATCAGCACGGCGTCCATAACTCAGTTTCCCGAATGCCACTCTTTCAAATTGGTCCTCCGCACCTATTAGCTCATCAATTTCTTCATCAGAGATATGGATATCCACTCCGGCAAAATCCTCAAGGAACGAACCCAACTCTAGAATGTCAAGCATCACCCAGCAGTCATCCGGAAGCTCATCACTTAGCGGCAACCAATCAATATTTTCACTTTCCCCACCAGCGTGACGGATCCGGTAACTTGCTAATTCAACTGGCGAGTTACAGCACCTTACAGCCCCCGTTGCTGGTACAAAATTCACATCTCGTCCTCAACAATAATCTCATCAACCGTGTCACGGCTTGGCGCAGTGAAGTCAGCAAGCGGAGAAGAATTCCACAGCTTTGATGCCACATCAACAATCTGCTCATAGCGTTCATGGCCTGCCTTGGCACCCAAGACGTAGGCACCCCCAGCAATAATCAGTGTTCGCATTAACCGCATAATAATCCTCTTTCCCGTGACGTACTACGGACGCCAGCATTTATCCACAATACTTTTGTTCTCTTCAGTCTACTTCGTTGGAGTGAGCCTAACCAAGAGTCCGCGGTGATCTGATTCGCCGACTTTCACGATTGCCGCATCGGTTCCCCGATAGCTGTGGCCATCGTGAAGTACCCGATCGATCGGCGCCGATAACCCTGCCGGCATGGTGGCCGGCCAGGTACCAACCGCACCTGAACCGGCGTCACGCGCACCATCTCCACAAGAAAAACCATGAGCCATTTGATGATCGATCGTGGAATTAAAATCGCCCGCCATAATGAAGTTTGATTTCCCGCATTGTTCATACACTGCACGAGTTTGCGAACGCCACTGTTCCATCAACGCAGGAACCGGAGCAATCGGATGGACACCGATAAATTCTGGACCCTCACCGGACACTGGCCGGGCCACTACTGCAGCCGAACCAGCCGGGGCGTCATCACTTTGTTCATACTCACCAAGCGCGACTGAAACAAGAAGAACAGTTGAGCGAAATTCCGGATCGTATTGGGAGGTATGTGTATCGAACTGTTGAAAATTCAGTCCTTGGGAAGCCAACAACTCCGCAACTTCGCGGCCCCGCTTGTGTGCGGTCTCCGGCAACACAACCACATCAACACCATTGGTTTCAACGAGCTGGGAGATCTGCTCCGCCGTCGTCTTTCCGCCAAGAGTGTTGTACGTCAATACGGTAATATCACTGTTACCCGCCGATGCCATCGCCACACCGCGATCCGGCGCTAACTGATGTGGTTTAGCCACCCCGCGTTCTAGCAACAGCCCAAACTGCAACATACTCGCAATCAGCAACACCCCGGCCAAACTGCCCGCGATGCGACCCATGTTCAAAAGCTTGTAGCGTACCAGCGCAAAAACAGCCAAGATCACCGCACCGAAAAGGAGCACTGCACCAATCCAGAAACGCATCGATAGGATCTGGGCGAATGGCAGGGCCAACGCATAGTCACTCAGATAAGGGGCTAGGTCCGGGCGGAACAACACCAACGCAATTCCAGCAATAACTAGCGAAACTAGTGCCCACACAAATTTCATAATCCCTCCAAAAACACAAGCAGGAACAAGTCTAGACCAACCATTGCCGCCATCATTCCATCACCCACCGGGGAACTGCCATGAGGCACGTCTCCTTGCCCACACCGCCACTTCCTGCGTCACTGACAAGTTGCCGGGAACGTGCGAAAATAGAAGACGATGTCTACCGAAAAACGCCACTCAGTCAACCGCCGTCGTCCCCGCCACCAGGCTCGCACCCAGCGCGGGCCACGCCCGTTCACCCCAGAACAAATCGTTGCCCGCAAAGCCAGCGTCCCAGACATCACCTACCCAGAACAACTCCCCGTCTCTGCCCGGCGCACCGACATTATGGCCGCCATCGCCACCAATCAAGTCGTGATTATCGCGGGCGAAACCGGCTCCGGTAAAACCACTCAGCTACCCAAAATGTGCCTGGAGCTCGGGCGTGGAATCACCGGGATGATCGGCCATACCCAGCCCCGCCGGCTTGCGGCACGCGCCGTCGCCACCCGTATCAGCGACGAACTTGGGGTCGAAATGGGTGGTGCGATCGGCTTCCATGTGCGATTCACCGAACACGTCTCCCCCAACACGCTGGTCAAACTCATGACCGACGGTATTTTGCTGGCTGAGATCCAGTCCGATCCGATGCTGCGCCGCTACGACACCATCATTATCGACGAAGCCCACGAACGCTCCCTCAACATCGACTTCCTGCTCGGCTACCTCGCCCAGCTCCTACCCCAACGCCCCGACCTCAAACTCATCATCACCTCCGCCACCATCGATTCGCAACGCTTCGCCGAACATTTCGGGCGGTATATGCACGGCGGCGGCCCCGGCGTCGTCGCACCAATGATTGAAGTTTCTGGGCGCACGTTCCCGGTCGACATTCGGTACCGTCCGCTCGGGATAGATACTGACGACGACGAAGCCCCGTCCGCTGATGACCCGATTACCGGAATCGTGGACGCCGCGCATGAGCTGATGAACGAAGGCCCCGGAGATATCCTCGTCTTTTTGTCCGGCGAAGGCGAAATCCGCGAAACCCTCAAGGCTTTCCGGGACGATCTCGGCCCGAAATTCCTGGCCGCTGGCGAACACAGTAACGTGCCGGGCGCCGTCGAAATCCTGCCACTATTTGCTCGGTTATCCTCTGCCGAACAGCAACGCATCTTCCAAGCACATTCACATCGGCGGATAGTTCTGGCCACTAATATTGCTGAAACGTCTTTGACTGTGCCGGGAATCCGTTATGTGATCGACCCGGGAACTGCACGTATTTCGCGGTATTCGCCACGAACCAAGGTGCAGCGCCTACCGATTGAGCCGATTTCGCAGGCTTCTGCGAATCAGCGTTCGGGACGTTCTGGGCGTGTAGCGGACGGTATCGCTATCCGGCTCTACTCTGAAGAGGACTTCGCCTCCCGGCCAGAATTTACCGAACCGGAAATTCAACGCACCTCGCTCGCTGCGGTTATTCTACAGATGGCGTCGCTTGGCCTAGGCACAGTTGCTGATTTCCCGTTCATCGATCCGCCGGACTTGAAGGCCGTGCGGGCTGGTATCCAACTGTTGGAAGAAATCGGCGCGCTTGAACCCGATACCCGCACCCCGATTCTCACCAAAATCGGACGCAAACTTGCCCGGTTGCCGATCGATCCACGCTTGGGACGTATGCTGCTTGCCGCCGTCGACAACGGCGCCGCCACCGAAGTGCTGGTGCTAGTTGCCGCAATGTCAGTCCAAGATGTCCGCGAGCGCCCAGCCGAATATAAGGCCCAAGCAGATCAGCTCCACGCCCGCTTCACTGAGCCCAGTTCGGACTTTTTGGCTTACCTGAACCTGTGGCGGTATTTACGTACCCAACAACGAGACCTGTCTGGTTCGGCATTTCGGCGGTTGTGCCGGGCCGAGCACCTGAACTGGTTGCGGTTCCGCGAGTGGCAAGACGTCGTCGCCCAACTGCGTGAACTTGCTAAACCACTCGGCATTACGTTGAAAAATATTGCGTTGCCGTCCGCGGCGCAGATCCGCCAAGCACGCGAAACCCACAACGACGTCAGCCACAACCGCGATGTTACGCATGCGGTCAAAGCGGTGGGAGCTTCAGCCGATGCACCCGCTGCCGACGCGATTCACCGGTCACTCCTTGTTGGGCTACTGTCCAACATCGGAACGTTTGACCAGCGCAAGCGCGATTATCTAGGCGCGCGTGGTACCCACTTCGTGGCTTGGCCGGGATCTGGGCTTGCCAAGCGCACCCCAGATTGGGTGATGGCCGCCGAGCTGGTGGAAACATCCCGCCTTTTTGCCCGGACCATCGCAAAAATCGATCCGGCCTGGATCGAGCGCGTTGGAGCACATCTCATCAAACGAACCTATTCAGATCCATTCTGGTCCACCCGGGATGGCGCCGCCAAAGTCCACGAAAAAGTCCTGTTATATGGTCTAACTATCACAGCTGACCGGCAAGTGTTGCTGTCTTCTGTTGGTACGCCGTCGGCACGCGAACTTGCTCGCGAGATGTTCATTCGCCACGCACTGGTAGAAGGCCAGTGGCGAACCCATCACCGCTTCGTTAAAGACAACCAAGATGCGTTGGCGCAGGCGCACGAAGTCGAAGAACGGTTGCGTAGCCACGGGCTGGTAGCAGACGAGGACGCCCAATACGTGTTCTTCGATGAACGCATACCAGACAACATCGTCTCTGCCCGGCACTTTGATACTTGGTGGAAAAAAGAGCGCCACAACCGCCCCGATCTGCTAACGTTCACCCAAGAATTTTTACTTGGCGAAACAACCGCATCGGACGATGACTTCCCAACCGAATGGATCCACGGCGATATCACCTTACCGATCGACTACACCTTTGTGCCCGGCTCACACGCAGACGGACTCACTATTGACGTGCCGATAACTCTGCTTCCGCAACTCACCGATGACGGCTTCGACTGGCTCGTTCCCGGCATGCTCGACGAACTCGTCATTGCAACCATTCGCGCGCTTCCCAAACGGATTCGCCGCAACCTCGTGCCGGCGCCCGATGCTGCCCGGCAGATTCGCGCCAAACTCCCTGATTGGGATAGTGTGGCACACGGCCAACCTGACGCGATCAGCTTCCAAGACGCATTCACGGCAGCTGCACGGGACCTGCGCGGGATCGATATTGACGCCGACTCCTGGGCGGATGTTGTTCTTCCGGCACACTTGACGATCAACTTCCGGGTCCGCTCCGAACGCGGCGCCGTGCTAGACGAAGGCACATCTATCCACTATCTGCAGCGTTCTCTTGCTCCGCAGACGCGCACCGCCGTCGAACACGTTGTCAAAAAAGCCGTCACCCAAGCCCTCGAAGCAGACTCAACCGAGCCCGGAATGACCGAGGCACTTACCCGCCGCAACCTCACTACCTGGCCCGAGCTCGACGGTGACGACATCCCCGCCAACATCGAAACGACCGGCACTCATGGGTTAACGATTCGGGGCTATCCGGCACTGATCGAAACACCTGGGAAAGCTGGGTTCACGGTAGAACTGCGGGTATTGGCAGAACCGGCAGAACAAGTGCGCGACCATCGCAACGGAGTTATCCGACTCCTTGCCATCGAGCTCGCCCTGCCCGAAGCCCGCGTCACTAGCCGGTGGACCGGACGCGAATCCTTAGCAATGGCCGCTTCCCCGTACCCGTCCACGAGCGCGCTCATCACTGATCTACATGTTGCCGCTATTCGCAACCTCGCCGATCAGTGGGCTCAGGAAAATAAGAAACCGTTGGGTACGCTGCGGAACCGTGGCGACTATGAGGCGCTACGCACCTGGCTGCGTGACCGATTCGAGGACGAAATCTATCGGATCGCGCAGATCGTGGTACGAATTTTGGAAGCCTATGGGGAGGTCGACAGTGTCTTGCGCACAACGTCCTCGCTGGCACTGATCAATACAGTGACTGATGTTCGCGACTACGTGACACGGCTCGTTTCCGATGGGTTCATTCGAACCACCCCAGGCGAATACCTTGCGCATGTGCCGCGCTACCTCAATGCTGCGCGGATTCGGCTAGAGAAAGCGCCAACGAATCCGGCTGACGATTCGTTGGCATGGCAGGTTGGCGAGATAAGCGACGAAGTTGAAAAAGAACGGCAAGCGATGGGGAGCTATGATCCGCAACGAGCCGCAGCCTTGGTCAAAGCCCGGTGGATGGTTGAGGAACTGCGCGTTTCGCTGTTTGCTCAGCAGCTCGGCACCAGCGGCAAGGTTTCCGTGCAACGGATCCGGAAGCTGTTGCAGTAGGCCGGGGCTGGCTACCGCACTGTGCGTAAAACTCGGCAATAGCGCAAACCTCGGCCATATACGTCTAGGTTTGCGCTATTGCCGAGTTTGCCTAACGCCTACATAACCGAATCTCCAACTGTGCCCTATCTTACCCACCAAAAATTGCATAACTATACATTCAACCGTATATACTTTCATTAACGGCACGGTTTAGCTAAGCGTAGTGCCAACCGAACAATCCATCCGCGAGGAGAAACCATGAAAACCCTGAAATTCACCGCTGCCGCAGCGGCACTTCTGTTCACCCTGGGCGCTTGTGGCTCCGACGCCGGAACGTCATCCACCACCGATGCCACCGACGCCGTAGCTACTTCCGGCGACGTCCGCGCAACCGATGTATCCCACATTGAAAAAGTTGATGACATCGCAGCACTACTGCCAGAATCCGTCACCAAGGATGGAAAACTCACGATCGGCACTAACGCGTTCTACGCTCCGGCCGAATTCTATGCTGAAGACGGCACCACTATGCAA is a genomic window of Arcanobacterium phocae containing:
- a CDS encoding MFS transporter, producing MSFQLLRRVRRVMVVGLILTVLGNRLIEGGWNALTAAGQVSVGTFVLISSAEQLCVFAFPLYAHILKKYSPDRTLITVDFIEALLSIVAVVALMFAGIPQMWLLVGYIAIDLFLAPVSDIAEEFYGAAFAQQSEEHALSFNAALYAWLGFIGLVVASPAGAWMSVLSVQVLFIANAVLSLAGASFRMWARHTYAMPALIDADDDEFSVTGTRLPMRQFFFDLFRSGPASPLLSFVLQVIGALTGSLVFLWAANLSERPAQIAMGWVLITFGSAATVGPLVGRRISKAIPTKRALQATAGLSALNIVIAVVLIASNNATFYTALGFIFCNVLFNKARVIILETHRQVFFRGSQFARIMSWSYSFGAIGTICGLQLGYLLNTPQSPLSALLIATTLWVVVAGVVSSRTSYT
- a CDS encoding App1 family protein; the protein is MGLAHFARTIEDAVNRRGIVKRRHAGWLPQIIGYTGYGSTSAVRVLARAVMADPQAEKKPFALPFLPNLTHKYAGNVVQDIATLANEKAAEAERGWRQFFTTQVGFLPVTVIIGEQTIRTRTDRSGYLDIVVENHGLTPGWHEALIIPAAGEPVNAPIMVVEPQAKLGLISDIDDTIVVTWLPRAMLAAWNSFVKHTNTRQAVPGMSTFYQTLLADAPEAPVFYLSTGAWNTYSTFLNFIQLNDLPIGPMLLTDWGPTPTGLFRSGQEHKKSQLRNLLIMFPNIEWFLVGDDGQNDPHIYDELAREHPSRVRGIALRELNPVEHVLSHGSPEAYRKDRDDKDAEGDGVPVIRGKDGFELDALARRHGFTIF
- a CDS encoding helix-turn-helix domain-containing protein — encoded protein: MLNQKRRESIRKRREQNKRDWQLISDLVEIRKKLGIEQADIAQKMSVSQSTISRFESGQTNPTQQTIRRYARIVGVSIEYQLVLDAEIRHVIQDVTTYQEMPHLQYGKNKYTVQYTDKVLA
- a CDS encoding endonuclease/exonuclease/phosphatase family protein; translated protein: MKFVWALVSLVIAGIALVLFRPDLAPYLSDYALALPFAQILSMRFWIGAVLLFGAVILAVFALVRYKLLNMGRIAGSLAGVLLIASMLQFGLLLERGVAKPHQLAPDRGVAMASAGNSDITVLTYNTLGGKTTAEQISQLVETNGVDVVVLPETAHKRGREVAELLASQGLNFQQFDTHTSQYDPEFRSTVLLVSVALGEYEQSDDAPAGSAAVVARPVSGEGPEFIGVHPIAPVPALMEQWRSQTRAVYEQCGKSNFIMAGDFNSTIDHQMAHGFSCGDGARDAGSGAVGTWPATMPAGLSAPIDRVLHDGHSYRGTDAAIVKVGESDHRGLLVRLTPTK
- the hrpA gene encoding ATP-dependent RNA helicase HrpA, yielding MSTEKRHSVNRRRPRHQARTQRGPRPFTPEQIVARKASVPDITYPEQLPVSARRTDIMAAIATNQVVIIAGETGSGKTTQLPKMCLELGRGITGMIGHTQPRRLAARAVATRISDELGVEMGGAIGFHVRFTEHVSPNTLVKLMTDGILLAEIQSDPMLRRYDTIIIDEAHERSLNIDFLLGYLAQLLPQRPDLKLIITSATIDSQRFAEHFGRYMHGGGPGVVAPMIEVSGRTFPVDIRYRPLGIDTDDDEAPSADDPITGIVDAAHELMNEGPGDILVFLSGEGEIRETLKAFRDDLGPKFLAAGEHSNVPGAVEILPLFARLSSAEQQRIFQAHSHRRIVLATNIAETSLTVPGIRYVIDPGTARISRYSPRTKVQRLPIEPISQASANQRSGRSGRVADGIAIRLYSEEDFASRPEFTEPEIQRTSLAAVILQMASLGLGTVADFPFIDPPDLKAVRAGIQLLEEIGALEPDTRTPILTKIGRKLARLPIDPRLGRMLLAAVDNGAATEVLVLVAAMSVQDVRERPAEYKAQADQLHARFTEPSSDFLAYLNLWRYLRTQQRDLSGSAFRRLCRAEHLNWLRFREWQDVVAQLRELAKPLGITLKNIALPSAAQIRQARETHNDVSHNRDVTHAVKAVGASADAPAADAIHRSLLVGLLSNIGTFDQRKRDYLGARGTHFVAWPGSGLAKRTPDWVMAAELVETSRLFARTIAKIDPAWIERVGAHLIKRTYSDPFWSTRDGAAKVHEKVLLYGLTITADRQVLLSSVGTPSARELAREMFIRHALVEGQWRTHHRFVKDNQDALAQAHEVEERLRSHGLVADEDAQYVFFDERIPDNIVSARHFDTWWKKERHNRPDLLTFTQEFLLGETTASDDDFPTEWIHGDITLPIDYTFVPGSHADGLTIDVPITLLPQLTDDGFDWLVPGMLDELVIATIRALPKRIRRNLVPAPDAARQIRAKLPDWDSVAHGQPDAISFQDAFTAAARDLRGIDIDADSWADVVLPAHLTINFRVRSERGAVLDEGTSIHYLQRSLAPQTRTAVEHVVKKAVTQALEADSTEPGMTEALTRRNLTTWPELDGDDIPANIETTGTHGLTIRGYPALIETPGKAGFTVELRVLAEPAEQVRDHRNGVIRLLAIELALPEARVTSRWTGRESLAMAASPYPSTSALITDLHVAAIRNLADQWAQENKKPLGTLRNRGDYEALRTWLRDRFEDEIYRIAQIVVRILEAYGEVDSVLRTTSSLALINTVTDVRDYVTRLVSDGFIRTTPGEYLAHVPRYLNAARIRLEKAPTNPADDSLAWQVGEISDEVEKERQAMGSYDPQRAAALVKARWMVEELRVSLFAQQLGTSGKVSVQRIRKLLQ